Proteins encoded in a region of the Massilia sp. UMI-21 genome:
- a CDS encoding metallophosphoesterase produces the protein MLIAQVSDLHLHADPAHPNLARLHRVLAHLAALQPQPALLVLSGDLADDGAPESYRHLEQALAAWPGPVRFALGNHDRREPFRTVFGERHFAQGFVQGRSALGGLQVVVLDSLEEGRHAGAFCAARARWLRQAVQESAGAPLLVFMHHPPVDVGLGWIDPGPGQDWIARLDAALQGANVVAVCAGHVHLGGVFPWAGRMVATCPSSSSDLSLVFAPMDGAQPDGRPLVEQGEPAFALHRWDGAGLASIFGRCPQRVLARWDAASQGAVAAMLKERKPAPE, from the coding sequence ATGTTGATCGCACAAGTATCCGACCTGCACCTGCATGCCGATCCCGCGCATCCGAACCTGGCTCGCTTGCATCGCGTGCTGGCGCACTTGGCCGCGCTCCAGCCGCAGCCCGCGCTGCTGGTGCTGAGCGGCGACCTGGCCGACGACGGCGCGCCCGAGAGCTACCGTCATCTCGAGCAGGCGCTGGCGGCCTGGCCCGGCCCGGTGCGTTTCGCGCTGGGCAATCACGACCGGCGCGAACCCTTTCGCACGGTGTTCGGCGAACGGCACTTCGCGCAAGGCTTCGTCCAGGGCCGCAGCGCGCTTGGCGGCCTGCAGGTGGTGGTGCTCGACAGCCTCGAGGAAGGGCGCCACGCCGGCGCCTTCTGCGCGGCGCGTGCCCGCTGGCTGCGGCAGGCCGTGCAGGAGAGTGCCGGGGCGCCGCTGCTGGTCTTCATGCATCATCCACCGGTCGATGTCGGCCTGGGCTGGATCGACCCGGGACCGGGGCAGGACTGGATCGCGCGCCTCGACGCCGCGCTGCAGGGGGCGAACGTGGTCGCCGTCTGCGCCGGCCATGTGCACCTGGGCGGCGTATTCCCTTGGGCTGGACGGATGGTGGCGACCTGTCCGTCCTCGTCGTCGGACCTGAGCCTGGTGTTCGCCCCGATGGACGGCGCGCAGCCGGATGGGCGCCCGCTGGTGGAGCAGGGCGAACCGGCTTTTGCCCTGCACCGCTGGGACGGCGCCGGCCTGGCCAGCATCTTCGGCCGCTGTCCGCAGCGCGTGCTGGCGCGCTGGGATGCGGCGAGCCAGGGCGCGGTGGCCGCCATGCTAAAGGAAAGAAAGCCGGCGCCCGAATAG
- a CDS encoding mechanosensitive ion channel family protein, producing the protein MNYVLWNNDLITWSIAAGIGLGTCLLLYIARKVLVRRIESFATRTATWLDDLAARVLAATHPLFMLAMGIYTGSHWLSLPEKTVTLLSHLAVTALLLQMARWGDVAVHGWLHFYRTRRSGEDAASTTSTAALGFVARTFIWAVIALMILDNFGVNITTLVASLGIGGVAVALAMQNILGDLFSSLSIVLDKPFEVGDFIGVDDLVGTVEYVGLKTTRIRGLGGEQIVFSNSDMLGSRIRNFKRMQTRRIVFGIGVVYEVTKAQLRAIPGILREVVEAQPQVKFDRAHFKAYGASSLDFEIVYIVQTPDYGVYMDIQQAINFALFERFEEEGIGFAYPTQTLHIADIDTLADAVRETRPQVAQAKRA; encoded by the coding sequence ATGAACTATGTTCTTTGGAACAATGATTTGATTACTTGGTCGATTGCGGCCGGCATCGGCCTCGGCACCTGCCTGTTATTGTATATAGCCCGGAAAGTGCTGGTGCGACGCATCGAGTCGTTCGCCACCCGCACCGCCACCTGGCTGGACGACCTGGCCGCGCGCGTGCTGGCGGCCACCCATCCGCTGTTCATGCTGGCCATGGGCATCTACACCGGCTCGCACTGGCTGAGCTTGCCAGAGAAGACCGTCACCCTGCTGTCGCACCTGGCGGTGACCGCCCTGCTGCTGCAGATGGCGCGCTGGGGCGATGTCGCCGTGCACGGCTGGCTGCATTTCTACCGCACGCGCCGCAGCGGCGAGGACGCCGCCTCCACCACCTCGACCGCCGCGCTCGGCTTCGTGGCGCGCACCTTCATCTGGGCCGTGATCGCCCTGATGATCCTCGATAACTTCGGCGTCAACATCACGACCCTGGTGGCCAGTCTCGGCATCGGCGGCGTGGCGGTCGCCCTGGCCATGCAGAACATCCTGGGCGACCTGTTCTCGTCGCTCTCGATCGTGCTCGACAAGCCTTTCGAGGTCGGCGACTTCATCGGCGTGGACGACCTGGTCGGCACGGTGGAATACGTGGGCCTGAAGACCACCCGCATCCGCGGCCTCGGCGGCGAGCAGATCGTGTTTTCCAACAGCGACATGCTGGGCAGCCGGATCCGCAACTTCAAGCGCATGCAGACCCGCCGCATCGTGTTCGGGATCGGCGTCGTCTACGAAGTCACGAAGGCGCAGCTGCGCGCCATCCCGGGCATCCTGCGCGAAGTGGTGGAAGCCCAGCCGCAGGTGAAATTCGACCGCGCCCACTTCAAGGCCTACGGCGCCTCCTCGCTCGACTTCGAGATCGTGTACATCGTGCAGACGCCCGACTACGGCGTCTACATGGACATCCAGCAGGCGATCAACTTCGCCCTGTTCGAACGCTTCGAAGAGGAAGGCATCGGCTTCGCCTACCCGACCCAGACCCTGCATATCGCCGACATCGACACGCTCGCCGATGCCGTGCGCGAGACCCGGCCCCAGGTGGCGCAGGCCAAGCGCGCCTGA
- a CDS encoding DUF389 domain-containing protein → MSETEKFFAPQTEGPITHRFSLLYDKADDDVIDYSLRSGIELRGATPWILMFAILVASIGLNINSPAVIIGAMLISPLMGPIVGIGYGIGIYDFALIRRSLANLGIAAVISLATSTLYFLVTPLDEAQSELLARTTPTLWDVLIALAGGLAGIIGMTRREKSNVIPGVAIATALMPPLCTAGYGLANGNWAVFGGAFYLFSINCVFIAVSTVIVIEYLRLPHRKFVDQVVERRVKRTLLTVVLLTALPSIYLAIQLVDNEVFGHRARAFVRTEFSGGTSHVVDTQLDPLRRQIELTLIGSRMPAAAVEAIQKRLPQAGLDGATLVVNQAEDSRVDVGVLKADILAEIYRDTQEGLRERDLTIAQLREELAKRDAQRSAWRDTAVDIRAEFQAQHPVCTDLLMGVAILPAEGDKPANEVPTLTARCKRALAAADIQRAQAWLVARTKAEGARLVLVPWKKR, encoded by the coding sequence ATGAGCGAAACCGAAAAATTCTTTGCCCCCCAGACCGAGGGGCCCATCACACACCGCTTCAGCCTGCTGTACGACAAGGCCGATGACGACGTCATCGACTACAGCTTGCGCTCCGGCATCGAGCTGCGCGGCGCCACCCCCTGGATTCTCATGTTCGCGATCCTGGTGGCGTCGATCGGGCTGAACATCAATTCGCCTGCCGTGATCATCGGCGCCATGCTGATTTCACCGCTGATGGGGCCGATCGTCGGCATCGGCTACGGCATCGGCATCTACGATTTCGCACTGATTCGCCGCTCGCTCGCCAATCTCGGCATCGCTGCCGTGATCAGTTTGGCGACCTCGACCTTGTACTTCCTCGTGACCCCGCTCGACGAGGCGCAGTCGGAACTGCTGGCGCGCACCACGCCCACCCTGTGGGACGTGCTGATCGCGCTGGCCGGCGGGCTGGCCGGCATCATCGGCATGACCCGGCGCGAGAAGTCCAACGTGATCCCGGGCGTGGCCATCGCTACCGCCCTGATGCCGCCGCTGTGCACGGCCGGCTACGGCCTGGCCAACGGCAACTGGGCGGTCTTCGGCGGCGCTTTCTACCTGTTCTCGATCAACTGCGTGTTCATTGCCGTCTCTACCGTGATCGTGATCGAATACCTGCGCCTGCCGCACCGCAAGTTCGTGGACCAGGTCGTCGAACGCCGCGTCAAGCGCACGCTGCTGACGGTCGTGTTGCTGACGGCCTTGCCCAGCATCTACCTGGCGATCCAGCTGGTGGACAACGAGGTGTTCGGCCACCGGGCCCGCGCCTTCGTGCGAACCGAATTCAGCGGCGGCACCTCGCACGTGGTCGACACCCAGCTCGACCCCCTGCGACGGCAGATCGAGCTGACCCTGATCGGCTCGCGCATGCCGGCGGCCGCGGTCGAGGCGATTCAAAAGCGCTTGCCGCAGGCCGGGCTGGATGGGGCGACCCTGGTCGTCAACCAGGCCGAGGACAGCCGCGTCGACGTCGGCGTGCTCAAGGCCGACATCCTGGCCGAGATCTATCGCGACACCCAGGAAGGCCTGCGCGAGCGCGACCTCACCATCGCCCAGCTGCGCGAAGAACTGGCCAAGCGCGACGCGCAGCGCAGCGCCTGGCGCGACACCGCGGTCGACATCCGCGCCGAGTTCCAGGCCCAGCATCCCGTTTGCACCGACCTGCTGATGGGGGTGGCCATACTTCCCGCCGAAGGCGACAAGCCGGCCAACGAGGTGCCGACCCTGACCGCGCGCTGCAAGCGTGCGCTGGCCGCCGCCGACATCCAGCGCGCCCAGGCCTGGCTGGTGGCGCGCACCAAGGCCGAGGGCGCGCGCCTGGTGCTGGTGCCGTGGAAGAAGCGCTGA
- a CDS encoding TrkA family potassium uptake protein, whose product MGRIFTEQFAFSAGDSVVVIGLGRFGGSVAQSLVRLGHDVMGIDRREDLVQFWGDRLTHAVQADSTNENVMLQLGVADFSHAIVAIGSDLAASLMTLMVLTELGIKDIWVKAQTPEHGQIAQRIGAHHVVFPEADMGARVAHLITGRMMDFIEFEDGFAIAKIHAPPGTHFQTLAEAHVRSRYGVTIVGVKRANEDFEHALPDTRILPADLLIVSGPTKKIELFAAGEKKKR is encoded by the coding sequence TTGGGTAGGATTTTTACAGAACAGTTCGCGTTTTCCGCGGGCGACAGTGTCGTGGTCATCGGCCTCGGGCGCTTCGGCGGCTCGGTCGCCCAATCGCTGGTGCGGCTGGGACACGACGTCATGGGCATCGACCGCAGGGAAGACCTGGTCCAGTTCTGGGGCGACCGGCTGACCCATGCGGTCCAGGCCGACTCCACCAACGAGAACGTCATGCTGCAACTGGGCGTGGCCGACTTCTCGCACGCGATCGTCGCGATCGGCTCGGACCTGGCCGCCAGCCTGATGACGCTGATGGTGCTGACCGAACTCGGCATCAAGGACATCTGGGTCAAGGCGCAGACGCCGGAACACGGCCAGATCGCCCAGCGCATCGGCGCCCACCACGTGGTGTTTCCGGAAGCGGACATGGGCGCGCGCGTGGCGCACCTGATTACCGGCCGCATGATGGACTTCATCGAATTCGAGGACGGCTTCGCGATCGCCAAGATCCATGCGCCCCCCGGCACCCACTTCCAGACCCTGGCCGAGGCCCATGTGCGCTCGCGCTACGGCGTCACCATCGTCGGCGTCAAGCGCGCCAACGAAGACTTCGAGCATGCCCTGCCCGATACCCGCATCCTGCCGGCCGACCTCCTGATCGTGTCCGGCCCCACCAAGAAGATCGAGCTGTTCGCGGCCGGCGAGAAGAAGAAGCGCTGA
- a CDS encoding TrkH family potassium uptake protein, producing MKAVLHPARAVVLGFLLAIITGSLLLMLPAAHSTGEPVPWIVAFFTAVSAVCVTGLAVVDTGTYWSPFGQVTIMLLFQLGGFGLMTAATLLGLMVNRSPRLRTRLMTQTETHTLGLGDISSVAKIVFAVTFLSQLVLTALLSLRLHFGHGLDWHAASWSGLFHAASAFNNAGFSIYSDGLMRYAGDALILIPVMGAIILGGIGFPVMHDLRHRWHDPRHWSLHTKLTLTGTLVLLAGGFVALLLLEYDNPRTLGPLSMAGKVLHGLFLSVSARTAGFNAVDIGALTQESWAVHYFLMFVGGGSAGTAGGVKVGTAAVLVLLVIAEIRGHSDTEAFGRRVSASMQRQAITVMVLSSIIVALSTVILLRLTDLPIGRIIFEVISAFSSTGLSTGITAELPPAGLLLLTLLMFIGRVGIITFATSLVLGERRMPYRYPEEHPIVG from the coding sequence ATGAAAGCAGTCCTTCATCCCGCGCGCGCCGTCGTCCTCGGTTTTCTGCTGGCGATCATCACGGGCAGCCTGCTGCTGATGCTGCCGGCGGCGCACAGCACCGGCGAGCCCGTCCCCTGGATCGTCGCGTTCTTCACAGCCGTGTCGGCGGTCTGCGTGACCGGCCTGGCGGTGGTGGATACCGGCACCTACTGGTCGCCGTTCGGCCAGGTCACCATCATGCTGCTGTTCCAGCTGGGCGGCTTCGGCCTGATGACGGCCGCCACGCTGCTCGGACTGATGGTCAACCGCTCGCCGCGCCTGCGCACGCGCCTGATGACGCAGACCGAAACCCACACCCTCGGGCTGGGCGACATCTCGAGCGTGGCCAAGATCGTGTTCGCGGTGACCTTCCTGTCCCAGCTGGTCCTGACGGCCCTGCTGTCCCTGCGGCTGCACTTCGGGCATGGGCTGGACTGGCACGCGGCCTCCTGGAGCGGCCTGTTCCATGCTGCCTCGGCCTTCAATAACGCCGGCTTCTCGATCTACTCGGACGGGCTGATGCGCTATGCGGGGGACGCGCTGATCCTGATTCCCGTCATGGGCGCCATCATCCTCGGCGGCATCGGCTTCCCGGTCATGCACGACCTGCGCCACCGCTGGCACGATCCGCGCCACTGGTCGCTGCATACCAAGCTGACCCTGACCGGCACCCTGGTCTTGCTGGCCGGCGGTTTCGTGGCCCTGCTGCTGCTCGAATACGACAACCCGCGCACACTGGGGCCGCTGTCGATGGCCGGGAAAGTGCTGCACGGCCTGTTCCTGTCGGTTTCGGCGCGCACCGCGGGCTTCAATGCCGTCGACATCGGCGCCCTGACCCAGGAATCCTGGGCCGTGCATTACTTCCTGATGTTCGTCGGCGGCGGCAGCGCCGGCACCGCCGGCGGCGTCAAGGTCGGCACCGCGGCGGTGCTGGTGTTGCTGGTCATCGCCGAGATCCGGGGCCACAGCGACACCGAAGCCTTCGGCCGCCGGGTCAGCGCGTCGATGCAACGCCAGGCCATCACCGTGATGGTACTCAGCAGCATTATCGTGGCGCTGTCCACGGTGATCCTGCTGCGCCTGACCGACCTGCCGATCGGCCGCATCATCTTCGAGGTCATCTCGGCCTTCAGCAGTACCGGCCTGTCGACCGGCATCACCGCCGAACTGCCGCCGGCCGGCTTGCTGCTGTTGACCCTCTTGATGTTCATCGGCCGGGTCGGCATCATCACCTTCGCCACCTCGCTCGTCCTCGGCGAGCGCCGCATGCCTTACCGTTATCCAGAGGAGCATCCAATTGTTGGGTAG
- a CDS encoding PEP-CTERM sorting domain-containing protein has protein sequence MKHLLSTGALLLCCTAAHADPGASISWGFSFTGFYDSVSNSFLPEEIISGSFKGRDLDSDGLLEQDELLSLVVGELDYIACAATSNAYYQCGASSFSFSPDAGLHFSVGSYGQDPEGWVGGGRLITTGDQHYAYDFHPGMSSERHLYWTSDTQLSMMSQAPEPHTWAMLAAGLLGLGWRARRMSS, from the coding sequence ATGAAACACTTACTTTCCACCGGCGCCCTGCTGCTGTGCTGCACCGCCGCCCACGCAGACCCCGGCGCCAGCATTTCCTGGGGCTTTTCCTTCACCGGTTTCTACGACAGCGTGTCGAACAGCTTCCTGCCCGAGGAAATCATTTCCGGTTCGTTCAAGGGCCGCGACCTGGACAGCGACGGCCTGCTGGAGCAGGACGAACTGCTGAGCCTGGTAGTCGGCGAGCTCGACTACATCGCCTGCGCCGCCACCAGCAATGCGTATTACCAGTGCGGCGCGAGCAGTTTTTCGTTCTCGCCGGATGCCGGACTGCACTTTAGCGTCGGCAGCTACGGCCAGGACCCCGAAGGCTGGGTCGGCGGCGGCCGCCTGATCACCACCGGCGACCAGCACTACGCCTACGATTTCCATCCCGGCATGAGCAGCGAGCGCCACCTGTACTGGACCAGCGACACCCAGCTGAGCATGATGTCGCAGGCGCCCGAGCCGCACACCTGGGCCATGCTGGCCGCCGGCCTGCTCGGCCTGGGCTGGCGCGCACGCCGCATGTCCAGCTGA
- the trmL gene encoding tRNA (uridine(34)/cytosine(34)/5-carboxymethylaminomethyluridine(34)-2'-O)-methyltransferase TrmL produces the protein MFHVVLVEPEIPPNTGNVIRLCANTGVQLHLIEPLGFPLDDAKMRRAGLDYHDYASMKVHKDWEAFLADAQPDPARMFALTTHGSAPFADARFQPGDVFVFGAESRGLDPALRERFPPAQRIRLPMRPGNRSLNLSNTVAVVVYEAWRQNGYGGGA, from the coding sequence TTGTTCCATGTCGTACTGGTCGAACCAGAAATCCCGCCGAACACCGGCAACGTCATCCGCCTGTGCGCCAACACCGGTGTCCAGCTGCACCTGATCGAACCGCTCGGCTTCCCGCTCGACGATGCCAAGATGCGCCGAGCGGGACTGGACTACCACGATTACGCGAGCATGAAGGTGCACAAGGACTGGGAGGCCTTCCTGGCGGATGCGCAGCCTGACCCGGCGCGCATGTTCGCGCTGACCACCCACGGCTCCGCGCCGTTCGCCGATGCCCGCTTCCAGCCGGGCGACGTGTTCGTGTTCGGCGCCGAATCGCGCGGCCTCGACCCGGCGCTGCGCGAGCGCTTCCCGCCCGCCCAGCGCATCCGCCTGCCGATGCGGCCCGGAAACCGCAGCCTGAACCTGTCCAACACGGTGGCCGTGGTCGTGTACGAAGCCTGGCGCCAGAACGGCTACGGCGGCGGCGCCTGA
- a CDS encoding ComF family protein, producing the protein MLPALLSPVLRSLLPSSCVLCGALGDAPVCPACSHAHARDVHLRCPCCANPVGAGDGARVCGACLADAPAFDATVAACDYVMPVDALVLQLKFGARLALAPWMADRVRAAALAGRIRTGLALPDLLCPVPLGPRRLVERGYNQALEVARPLAASLGIALAPRLAERRIDTAAQSGVAPGERRRNVRGAFAVADGQPALAGRHVGVVDDVMTSGHTLDELAGVLKRAGAVRVTNLVFARTPPH; encoded by the coding sequence CTGCTGCCGGCGCTGCTCTCGCCTGTGCTGCGCAGCTTGCTTCCGTCCAGTTGCGTCCTGTGCGGCGCCCTGGGTGACGCGCCGGTCTGCCCGGCCTGCTCGCATGCCCATGCCCGCGACGTCCACCTTCGTTGCCCCTGCTGCGCCAATCCGGTCGGCGCCGGGGACGGCGCCCGGGTTTGCGGGGCCTGCCTGGCCGATGCGCCCGCCTTCGACGCCACCGTGGCCGCCTGCGACTACGTCATGCCGGTCGACGCGCTGGTGCTGCAGCTGAAGTTCGGCGCGCGGCTGGCGCTGGCCCCCTGGATGGCGGACCGTGTGCGCGCTGCGGCACTTGCCGGTCGTATCCGTACCGGACTGGCGCTGCCGGACCTGCTCTGTCCGGTGCCGCTGGGGCCGCGCCGCCTGGTCGAGCGCGGCTATAACCAGGCGCTCGAAGTGGCCAGGCCGCTGGCGGCCTCGCTCGGCATTGCGCTGGCGCCGCGGCTGGCCGAACGGCGGATCGACACGGCCGCCCAGTCGGGCGTGGCGCCGGGCGAGCGGCGCCGCAACGTGCGCGGCGCCTTCGCCGTCGCCGACGGCCAGCCGGCGCTGGCGGGACGGCACGTCGGCGTGGTCGACGACGTCATGACCAGCGGCCACACACTTGATGAACTGGCCGGCGTGCTCAAGCGCGCCGGCGCGGTGCGCGTGACGAACCTGGTGTTCGCCCGCACGCCGCCCCACTGA
- a CDS encoding methyltransferase domain-containing protein codes for MSAPIDQARVRSLFAQPARIAPADFLRREIAARMHERLQLVKIAPKQVLDAGCGTGADLALLQKTYPAAQILGIDAAPAMARAAKAPAAATRSLNQMLSRLLPAKAGVDILCGDFGTLPFGTNALDLLWSNMALHWHPQPDRVFAEWRRVLRVDGLLMFSCFGPDTFTELRTAFAALDDTPHTLPFVDMHDFGDQLVEAGFSTPVMDMERITVTYDTAEALLADVRALGGNPLDTRRRGLIGRAAWRRVLDAFEAQRRPDGKLGLSFELIYGHAFRPAPRTTAAGEAIVRFQPRKP; via the coding sequence ATGAGCGCGCCGATCGACCAGGCCCGCGTCCGTTCCCTGTTCGCCCAGCCGGCCCGCATCGCCCCGGCCGACTTCCTGCGCCGCGAGATCGCCGCGCGCATGCACGAGCGCCTGCAGCTCGTGAAGATCGCCCCGAAGCAGGTGCTCGATGCCGGCTGCGGCACCGGGGCCGACCTGGCCCTGCTGCAGAAAACCTATCCGGCGGCCCAGATCCTGGGCATCGACGCCGCGCCCGCCATGGCCCGCGCGGCGAAGGCGCCGGCCGCCGCCACGCGCTCGCTGAACCAGATGCTCAGCCGTTTGCTGCCGGCCAAGGCCGGCGTGGATATCCTGTGCGGCGACTTCGGCACGCTGCCGTTCGGGACGAACGCGCTCGATTTGTTGTGGTCGAACATGGCGCTGCACTGGCATCCGCAGCCGGACCGTGTATTCGCCGAGTGGCGGCGCGTGTTGCGGGTGGACGGGCTGCTGATGTTCTCGTGTTTCGGTCCCGACACCTTCACCGAGCTGCGCACCGCTTTCGCCGCCCTGGACGACACGCCGCATACGCTGCCCTTCGTCGACATGCACGATTTCGGCGACCAGCTGGTGGAGGCAGGGTTTTCCACCCCGGTCATGGACATGGAGCGCATCACGGTCACCTACGACACCGCCGAGGCCTTGCTGGCAGATGTGCGCGCGCTCGGCGGCAATCCGCTCGACACGCGCCGGCGCGGACTCATCGGACGGGCGGCGTGGCGGCGCGTGCTCGATGCCTTCGAGGCCCAGCGCCGTCCGGACGGCAAGCTCGGACTGAGCTTCGAGCTCATCTATGGGCATGCTTTCCGTCCGGCTCCCCGGACCACGGCGGCAGGGGAGGCAATCGTGCGTTTCCAGCCGCGCAAGCCCTAA
- the coxB gene encoding cytochrome c oxidase subunit II translates to MTYASRLGAWMFGLAATAGIPAWAAPEITGRPVEHQLNLQTPVNALGADIYSLHNWMMIVCLVIFVGVFGVMFYSVFKHRKSRGHKAATFHESTAVEIAWTIVPFLIVIGMALPATRAVVALKDTSNADITIKATGMQWKWGYDYLTGEGEGISFLSNLATPRSQIGLPGQAATEEKTENYLLEVDNEMVVPVGKKIRMVFTANDVIHAWTIPAFAIKQDAIPGFVRDGWFKADKIGTYRGNCVELCGKDHAFMPIVVRVVSAEDYTAWVGGEKKKMAALADDPNKVWTIDELKTRGEQVYNANCVACHQANGKGVPNAFAPLDGSQVVLGAKAHQVDVLLNGQDTPAYPAAMPAWKQLSDTEIAAVITYTRNTWSNKAAENIVQPAEVLAARSK, encoded by the coding sequence ATGACATACGCATCGCGACTTGGGGCCTGGATGTTCGGCCTCGCAGCAACAGCCGGCATCCCAGCATGGGCGGCTCCGGAAATCACGGGCCGGCCGGTGGAACACCAGTTGAACCTGCAGACCCCGGTCAACGCCCTCGGCGCTGACATCTACAGCCTGCACAACTGGATGATGATCGTCTGCCTGGTGATCTTCGTCGGCGTGTTCGGCGTCATGTTCTACTCGGTGTTCAAGCACCGCAAGTCGCGCGGCCACAAAGCCGCCACCTTCCACGAATCCACCGCCGTCGAAATCGCGTGGACCATCGTTCCCTTCCTGATCGTCATCGGCATGGCCCTCCCGGCGACGCGCGCCGTGGTGGCACTGAAGGACACCTCGAACGCCGATATCACCATCAAGGCCACCGGCATGCAGTGGAAATGGGGCTACGACTACCTGACCGGCGAAGGCGAGGGCATCTCCTTCCTGTCGAACCTGGCCACCCCGCGCAGCCAGATCGGCCTGCCGGGTCAAGCCGCCACCGAGGAGAAGACCGAAAACTACCTGCTGGAAGTGGACAACGAAATGGTGGTCCCGGTCGGCAAGAAGATTCGCATGGTGTTCACCGCCAACGACGTGATTCACGCCTGGACCATCCCGGCCTTCGCCATCAAGCAGGATGCGATCCCCGGTTTCGTGCGCGACGGCTGGTTCAAGGCCGACAAGATCGGCACCTACCGCGGCAACTGCGTCGAGCTGTGCGGCAAGGACCACGCCTTCATGCCGATCGTGGTGCGCGTCGTCTCCGCCGAGGATTACACTGCCTGGGTCGGCGGCGAGAAGAAGAAAATGGCCGCCCTGGCCGACGACCCGAACAAGGTCTGGACCATCGACGAACTGAAGACCCGCGGCGAACAGGTGTACAACGCCAACTGCGTGGCTTGCCACCAGGCTAACGGCAAGGGCGTGCCGAACGCCTTCGCGCCGCTGGACGGCTCGCAGGTGGTGCTGGGCGCCAAGGCGCACCAGGTCGATGTGCTGCTCAACGGCCAGGACACCCCGGCCTATCCGGCCGCGATGCCGGCCTGGAAGCAGCTCTCGGACACCGAGATCGCCGCCGTCATCACCTACACCCGCAACACCTGGTCGAACAAGGCCGCGGAAAACATCGTCCAACCGGCAGAAGTGCTGGCTGCACGCAGCAAGTGA